From one Nycticebus coucang isolate mNycCou1 chromosome 14, mNycCou1.pri, whole genome shotgun sequence genomic stretch:
- the CCS gene encoding copper chaperone for superoxide dismutase isoform X2, whose amino-acid sequence MASESGDRGTLCTLEFAVQMTCQSCVDVVRKSLQGVAGVQGVDIHLENQMVLVQTSLPSQKVQALLEGTGRQAVLKGMGGSQLYNLGAAVAILGGPGTVQGVVRFLQLTPERCLIEGTIDGLEPGLHGLHVHQYGDLTQNCNSCGDHFNPDGASHGGPQDSDRHRGDLGNVHADADGRAIFRIEDEQLKVWDVIGRSLVIDEGEDDLGQSDHPLSKITGNSGERLACGIIARSAGLFQNPKQICTCDGLTIWEERGRPIAGKGRKDSSQPPAHL is encoded by the exons CTGGAGTTCGCGGTGCAGATGACCTGTCAGAGCTGTGTGGACGTGGTGCGCAAGTCTCTGCAAGGGGTGGCAG GTGTCCAGGGTGTCGATATACATTTGGAGAACCAGATGGTCCTGGTGCAGACTAGTCTGCCCAGCCAGAAGGTGCAGGCCCTCTTGGAAGGCACAGGGCGGCAGGCAGTACTCAAGGGCATGGGTGGCAGCCAATTAT ATAATCTTGGGGCAGCAGTGGCCATTCTAGGGGGGCCTGGCACCGTGCAGGGAGTAGTGCGCTTCCTACAGCTGACCCCTGAGCGCTGTCTCATCGAGGGCACCATTGATGGCTTGGAGCCTGGGCTGCACGGACTCCACGTCCATCAGTATGGGGACCTCACACAGAACTGCAACAG CTGTGGGGACCACTTTAACCCTGATGGAGCATCTCATGGGGGCCCTCAGGACTCTGATCGG CATCGTGGAGACCTGGGCAATGTCCATGCTGATGCTGACGGTCGTGCCATCTTCAGGATAGAGGATGAGCAGCTGAAG GTGTGGGATGTGATTGGCCGCAGTCTGGTTATCGATGAGGGAGAAGATGACCTGGGCCAGAGTGACCATCCCTTGTCCAAGATCACGGGGAATTCTGGGGAGAG GCTGGCCTGTGGCATCATCGCACGCTCTGCTGGCCTTTTCCAGAATCCCAAGCAGATCTGCACCTGCGATGGCCTCACCATTTGGGAGGAGCGAGGCCGGCCTATTGCTGGCAAGGGCCGAAAAGACTCATCACAGCCCCCTGCCCACCTTTGA
- the CCS gene encoding copper chaperone for superoxide dismutase isoform X1: MASESGDRGTLCTLEFAVQMTCQSCVDVVRKSLQGVAGVQGVDIHLENQMVLVQTSLPSQKVQALLEGTGRQAVLKGMGGSQLYNLGAAVAILGGPGTVQGVVRFLQLTPERCLIEGTIDGLEPGLHGLHVHQYGDLTQNCNSCGDHFNPDGASHGGPQDSDRHRGDLGNVHADADGRAIFRIEDEQLKVWDVIGRSLVIDEGEDDLGQSDHPLSKITGNSGERIPSRSAPAMASPFGRSEAGLLLARAEKTHHSPLPTFEHGLTLVTVFPAKQIPLPEVSVEIFVAQSLEN, from the exons CTGGAGTTCGCGGTGCAGATGACCTGTCAGAGCTGTGTGGACGTGGTGCGCAAGTCTCTGCAAGGGGTGGCAG GTGTCCAGGGTGTCGATATACATTTGGAGAACCAGATGGTCCTGGTGCAGACTAGTCTGCCCAGCCAGAAGGTGCAGGCCCTCTTGGAAGGCACAGGGCGGCAGGCAGTACTCAAGGGCATGGGTGGCAGCCAATTAT ATAATCTTGGGGCAGCAGTGGCCATTCTAGGGGGGCCTGGCACCGTGCAGGGAGTAGTGCGCTTCCTACAGCTGACCCCTGAGCGCTGTCTCATCGAGGGCACCATTGATGGCTTGGAGCCTGGGCTGCACGGACTCCACGTCCATCAGTATGGGGACCTCACACAGAACTGCAACAG CTGTGGGGACCACTTTAACCCTGATGGAGCATCTCATGGGGGCCCTCAGGACTCTGATCGG CATCGTGGAGACCTGGGCAATGTCCATGCTGATGCTGACGGTCGTGCCATCTTCAGGATAGAGGATGAGCAGCTGAAG GTGTGGGATGTGATTGGCCGCAGTCTGGTTATCGATGAGGGAGAAGATGACCTGGGCCAGAGTGACCATCCCTTGTCCAAGATCACGGGGAATTCTGGGGAGAG AATCCCAAGCAGATCTGCACCTGCGATGGCCTCACCATTTGGGAGGAGCGAGGCCGGCCTATTGCTGGCAAGGGCCGAAAAGACTCATCACAGCCCCCTGCCCACCTTTGAGCATGGCCTTACCCTGGTTACTGTCTTTCCAGCCAAGCAAATTCCACTTCCAGAGGTGTCAGTGGAAATCTTTGTTGCCCAGTCCTTGGAGAATTAG
- the CCS gene encoding copper chaperone for superoxide dismutase isoform X3 has protein sequence MVLVQTSLPSQKVQALLEGTGRQAVLKGMGGSQLYNLGAAVAILGGPGTVQGVVRFLQLTPERCLIEGTIDGLEPGLHGLHVHQYGDLTQNCNSCGDHFNPDGASHGGPQDSDRHRGDLGNVHADADGRAIFRIEDEQLKVWDVIGRSLVIDEGEDDLGQSDHPLSKITGNSGERIPSRSAPAMASPFGRSEAGLLLARAEKTHHSPLPTFEHGLTLVTVFPAKQIPLPEVSVEIFVAQSLEN, from the exons ATGGTCCTGGTGCAGACTAGTCTGCCCAGCCAGAAGGTGCAGGCCCTCTTGGAAGGCACAGGGCGGCAGGCAGTACTCAAGGGCATGGGTGGCAGCCAATTAT ATAATCTTGGGGCAGCAGTGGCCATTCTAGGGGGGCCTGGCACCGTGCAGGGAGTAGTGCGCTTCCTACAGCTGACCCCTGAGCGCTGTCTCATCGAGGGCACCATTGATGGCTTGGAGCCTGGGCTGCACGGACTCCACGTCCATCAGTATGGGGACCTCACACAGAACTGCAACAG CTGTGGGGACCACTTTAACCCTGATGGAGCATCTCATGGGGGCCCTCAGGACTCTGATCGG CATCGTGGAGACCTGGGCAATGTCCATGCTGATGCTGACGGTCGTGCCATCTTCAGGATAGAGGATGAGCAGCTGAAG GTGTGGGATGTGATTGGCCGCAGTCTGGTTATCGATGAGGGAGAAGATGACCTGGGCCAGAGTGACCATCCCTTGTCCAAGATCACGGGGAATTCTGGGGAGAG AATCCCAAGCAGATCTGCACCTGCGATGGCCTCACCATTTGGGAGGAGCGAGGCCGGCCTATTGCTGGCAAGGGCCGAAAAGACTCATCACAGCCCCCTGCCCACCTTTGAGCATGGCCTTACCCTGGTTACTGTCTTTCCAGCCAAGCAAATTCCACTTCCAGAGGTGTCAGTGGAAATCTTTGTTGCCCAGTCCTTGGAGAATTAG